In Chitinophaga oryzae, the sequence GATATTGGTATTAGCATTGGCGTTTACTTTCACATTCGTTGTGGCGTTTGCTGTGCGTACGCGGCCATCCTGGCTGGTAGCAGTGAAAGTGGAGGTACTGCCGGAAGAAGCAGTGCCCGTACCGGCAACAGTTGTTGTGGAAGCTGCGCCGAAACGTTTTTTCCCGGTGTCTGCCCAGGTGCGGGTATAAATTGCCACAATACCATTGCGGGCTTTTTCGCCATACTGGGCAATGACGTCATCAGTAATGCCGCCGCCTTTGAATACGCTGACGGACTCTATGTCATCCGGGTTGAGGCTGTTCATTTCCTCCTGGGAGATCACCCTGTCGTTGAGCAGATAAAGCGGTTGTTCACCGCCGGTCCTTACCGCTATGGCAGGTTTTGCCTGTGGCGCCGGGGCTGCGTTAGGTTGCGGCGCCGGCGCGGGCTGGCGGTTGGCTTTGGGAGCCGCATTTTCAGCGGCTGCAGCGGGTTGGGCTGTGGGAGCGCTTTGCGCATCGGGCGTGGTAACCTTCATTTCGTCACCCTCTTTCACCGGCGTTACTCCCATGGGAACAGCCGCCACTACCGGTTGAGAGTCGCGGACAGCCTTCACCACCTGCGGACCAACGGAAGCCCTGCTGTAGTTGAGCGATAATACCAGGCCTCCCACCACTGCGCCGAGTGCCACATAGCGCACCAGCTGGAAGGTGGATGATTTTTTCCTGTTCATCATAATGATCCTGTTTTTTAAATGTGAGAAATTGAAATTGTTTGCGATGGCCGTCGCATATGGGATCCCACTAACTTTTATAAGACTGTATTGATAAGCGGTTTTGTCCACGCCTTCCTTCAGCAGATGGCGGTCAGTAATAAACTCCAGGTTTTCCCGGATGGCCGTTTTCATAAGCCATGCGCCGGGGTTAAACCAGTAGAAGATGTTATTCACTTCTCCCAGCACCACATCTGCGCTGTGCCACTGCCGCACATGTACTTTCTCGTGGCTGAGGATGCCCTGCCGTTCTTCCGGCAGATGCAGGGAAGGGTTGATATAAATATGGCGGAAAAACGAGAACGGGTTTACCTGCTGTTGCAAAGCCCTTACAGGAACGCCGTCCACATTGGCCGGGGTGGAACGCAGGTGTATCCTCCACAGCGACAGCAGCTGAATGGCGAAGCGTATGGTCATGACCGCCACCCCTGCCCAGAAGACGTACACAAGGACAGTCCACATGGTAAATCGTTCGGCCGGCGCCGTTAGTGCGGTGAGGTCCGGCAGGTAAGCGATACCGCCGGCAAGCGTTTCATGCCGCTCCACAAACGTGTTGACAGACACCAGCGGGAACAGGGAAGAACAGACGATGCCGCACAACAGGAATACGCGATTGAGCGTGTAAAAGGTCAGTCGCCGCAGCCCCAGCCGGTAAGCCAGGAAAAACAAGGCAAGCGCCACATTGGCCTTGAGCAGATAAATCAGTATGGCAGGTATCATTGTTCCGGGTTTGGGTTATTTACCATTTTCAATCATCTTAATGATCTCTTTCAGCTCTTCCGGGCTGATCTTTTTCTCCTTCGCAAAAAACGAAACCAGCTCTTTGTAGGAGTTCTCGAAGTAGTCCTTCACAAAACCATTCATGAATTTGTTTTTGTAAGTTGCTTCCGCGATCACCGGCGTATATTCATATACGTTACCTACCTTCCGGCTTTCCACATATCCTTTTTTCTCTAAATTTTTGATGGTAGATGCCAGCGTGGTATAGGGCGGCGCCGGGGCCGGATGATTTTCCAGAAAATCCTTCACAAACCCTTTCTCTGTTTTCCATATCGCCAGCATGGCCGCTTCTTCCTGCTGTGTGAGTTTTTCCATATAGTGCCTATTTAATCAACTACGAATGTTTCGTAAATCTACGAAAGTTTCGTAATTAAAAATATATTTTTAGGCGGAAAGGAGGGATTTAAGCACAAAGCGTTAATTATCAACAGATAAAATTATAGTCATGATAAGAAAAAAATGCAATGAAGGGCACGGGGTAAAGGCAGGGTGAAACGCAGGCGATGCAGTAGTGAGTGAGAAGGAAGGCAGGGTGAAACGCAGCCGATACAGTACTGAGTGAGAAGGAAGGCAGGGTAAAAACGCAGCCGATGCAGTACTGAGTGAGAAGGAAGGCAGGGTGAAACGCAGCCGATACAGTACTGAGTGAGAAGGAAGGCAGGGTGCGGGGCAGAGGGCCAGCGTTGTGGCAGGCGGGCAGCGGGACACGTACAGCGCGCGCCGGCGCGGTAAGCGCTGTGCATGCGCAACAACGGTAAATGAAAAGGGCTGACCTCATGAGGCCAGCCCGGTATATATTGTTTTAAACCTTCGGATTGACTAAGGCAGCACCTCTGCTAATTTCTTTTCGAGGTCTTCGCCGCGCAGGTTTTTAGCAACGATCTTTCCTTTGGGATCGATCAGCACGTTCTGCGGGATGGCGCGTACGCCGTACAGTTCAGCAGCGGCATTTTTCCAGCCTTTCAGGTCGGAAACGTGTGCCCAGGTGAGCTTGTCGGCTTCTACAGCGGCCAGCCATTTATCTTTTTTATCATCGAGGGAAACGCCCAGGATTTCAAAACCTTTGTCTTTGAATTTGCCATATGCTTTTACCACATTAGGGTTTTCAGCGCGGCAGGGACCGCACCAGCTGGCCCAGAAGTCTACCAGCACATATTTTCCGCGGAAGGAAGACAGACTGATATTTTTACCGTTGGCATCTGCCTGCGCGAATTCCAGTGCAGACTGGCCTACGGCTGTTTTACGGGCTGATTCGAGGCGTTTGGCGAACTCTTTACCGGAGGGAGAGTTTTTCGCTTCCTTGCTCAGCTTTTTGTAGAGCGGTGTTACCTGTTCAGGTTTGATGTCATAACCGGCCACCTGGTTCAGCACATACAGTGCGATGGGAGAACCCGCGTTTTTAGTGAAGAACTCGTTTTCGATTTTTTTCTCTTCTGCGTCCAGTGCATCGAAAGCGGATTCCAGCTTTTTGATACCCTCTTCATCTTTGTTTTTGGCCAGTTCGCGGTACTGTTGTTGCAGCGCGGTGCCTTTCTCGTTTACATCTTTCAGTTGCTCCTGAAGTTGTTTATAATCTTCATGAGCGCGGGAACCGCTAACGGTAGCCTTGCTGATGGAGTCGGTGGTGGTTACCACAATGTTGCCTTTGTCCAGGAATACGGCGAGCATATCGCGGCCCATGGAAACTGGTTTTTCACCACTGCGTTGTACCAGCATCAGGCTGGCCAGCAGGGGTTCTTCCAAAGTACCGTTCAGGGTGAACTTACCTTCTTTCACCTGCGCGCTGTCCGTCAGCCATTCGCCGCCTTTGCGCATTCTGAGGAAGATAACAGCGGGTTTCTCCTGTTGAGAAATGGTTCCCTGGATAGTGAACGGTTTGCCTGCAGCTCCTGCCTTTTTATCCTGGGCAAACAACGCTACAGCTGGCATCAGTAGGGCGATCCCTACAAAATATTTCTTCATTGGTTTTTAATTTTTTAACGAATAACAAATTTGGTGAATCAGCCGCGTATTGTCAACCTGATTTTGATAAGCGGCTATTTCAGGATTTCCTGGAGTTTCTGTTCCAGTTCCTCTCCGCGCAGGTTACGCGCCAGGATGGTGCCGTCGGGGCCAATCAGCATATTGGCCGGGATGGACTGAATACCATACTGCACCGCTACTTCGTTGCCCCAGCCTTTCAGATCGGATACCTGGGTCCAGGCGAGCCCATCCTGCTGAACGGCCCGTAGCCAGCGGTCCCGGTCATTATCCAGCGATACGCCGAGGATAGTGAAATTCTTGCTTTTATACTTGTTAAACGCTTTTACCACATTTGGATTTTCCTGTCTGCACGGACCGCACCAGCTGGCCCAGAAATCCACAAGCACATATTTTCCCCTGAAAGAAGACAGTTTTACCGGGTTACCTTTAGCATCTTCCTGGGAGAAATCATCCGCGGGAATATTCACTGCATTCGCTTTCAGGCTTTTTATGTAGGCGGTAACACTGTTCCCGTAAGCGCTTTCGCGGACAGATTTGTCGAGCGAGTCAAACAGCTGCTGGAACTCAGCGGGCTCTACACGGGAACGCAGCTCGTTCATCATCAGCCAGATGCTGGCAATGCTTTTAGGATGCGCCTTGATAAAATCAGTGCCGGTTTTCACGATATCCTTGCTGAACTGGTCTGCCTTTTTACGGAAAGCATTTTTCGTCGGTTCGTCTTCCGGGTTGATTTCGCGTGCTTCCTGGTTCAGGTCCTGCGCGCGTTTGATCAACGGATCGAAAGCTTTCTGATAGGCCTGCATGGCAACCGTGTTTTCGTTGCCTTTCACGGCAGAAGCCAGCGGGAAAGTGGCCGTGGTGGTCGTAAAATGGATCGGGTCTCCACCGGACACGAACAACATGGGATAATTCACATCCTGCAGAATCAGCGCATATACCGAAGGCTCCTTGCCTGCTTTTACCTTAAATGTAAACTGCTCATTTTGTATGGTCAGGGAGTCATCCGGATTGTTATCCTGGTCATCAAACAGATACAGCTTTTTGCCATTTGCTCCTTTCACCGTTCCGGACACCTGCTGGGCATAAACTCCGGCAGATAATAAAGCACCTGCCGCTAACAGGAAAATTCCTTTCATTATAATTTATTTTAATTAGTTACTCAGGACGAATATAAACAATTACGAATTACGAATTACGAATTACGAATTTGGAGTTTGCTGGCAGCAAGAGTGTCTATACAAAATAAACATGTATAAAACGTTCATAACTACCGGCAAACTCCAAATTCGTAATTCGTAATTCCTAATTCGTAATTACTTATGTCTTTCTTTTAACACCTTTATAACGTCTGCCAGCGTAAAACCTTTGGCCTGCAGGAGGACCAGGTAGTGATACAGCAGATCGGCGGATTCGTTGAGAAACAGTTCATCGTTATCATCTTTGGCTTCAATCACCACTTCCACCGCTTCCTCGCCTACTTTCTGCGCCACTTTGTTGATGCCTCTGGCAAACAGCTGGGAGGTGTAGGATTTATCGGAAGGGTTGTTTTTCCGGTCGGTGATGATGCTTTCGAGGCGTGCCAGGAAATCGTTGCTGGTATTCACTTCATTCCAGCAGGTATCAGCGCCGGTGTGGCATACCGGGCCTACCGGGTTAGCCTTGATAAGGATGGTATCAGAGTCACAGTCCACCCGGAGGTCCTGCAACAGGAGGAAGTTACCACTCTCCTCCCCTTTTGTCCACAGGCGTTTTTTGGAACGGCTGTAGAAGGTGACTTTGTTGTCAGCCAGTGTTTTGTCCAGTGCTTCACGGTTCATATATCCGAGCATAAGCACTTTGCCGGTGGCGGCATCCTGGATGATGGCCGGTACCAGGCCATCGGCCGATTTTTCAAAATCTATCTGCATGATAAGCAATTTCAGCTGTGGTTAGAACCGGACGTTCACGCCTTTCTCGTACAGGAAAGTTTTAAGCGCCGGAATTTCAATTTCTTTATAGTGGAAGATGCTGGCGGCCAGCGCTGCATCTGCCTGTGCGTTTTCGAATACGTCCACGAAGTGTTGCATGGTGCCTGCACCTCCGGAAGCAATCACCGGTACATGCAGGTTTTGTGACAGCTGCGCCGTGATGTCCAGCGCAAAGCCCTGCTTGGTACCGTCGTTGTTCATAGAGGTGAGCAGGATCTCTCCCGCGCCGCGGTCTACCGCCTCTTTGGCCCAGTCAAACGCCTTGCGGTCCGTTTTTACACGACCGCCGTTCAGATACACATACCAGTCACCGTCTTCGAAACGCGTGTCAATAGCCAGCACAATACACTGACTGCCAAATTCGCGCGCCAGCGTGTCTACCAGCTCCGGATTTTTAAAAGCAGCAGTATTCACAGAAATCTTGTCGGCGCCGGATTGCAGGAGAGCATACACATCTTCCACTTCGGCAATACCGCCGCCTACGGTAAACGGGATATTGACATGCCGCGCAATACGGGTGACCAGTTCGGCCAGCGTCTTTCTTCGTTCGTTCGTTGCCGTTATATCCAGGAACACCAGTTCATCCGCTCCCTGCGAGGCATATAAAGCGCCCAGCTCAATGGGATCGCCTGCATCCCGGATATTTTCAAAATTGATACCTTTCACGGTACGGCCGTCTTTGATATCCAGACAGGGTATGATACGTTTGGTCAGCATACGTTAATAATTTTAGAGGAATGATTTTAATTCCGCTGTTGAAATTTTGCCTTCGTAGATAGCTTTGCCGATGATCACGCCGTGGCAACCTATCTCCTGCAGGGCGGCCACATCACCGATGTTGCTGACGCCACCGCTGGCCACAAAGTTGATGCCCGGGAACCCGCTGATGATCTTTTTATACAGGTCGATGGAAGGGCCGGCCAGCAGACCGTCTTTCGCGATGTCTGTACAGAAGATGTTTTGCACACCACGGTCTATATTAGACTCCAGAAAATCAAATACAGACAGGCCGGTCGTTTCCAACCATCCGCCCACCGCTATTTTTTCTTCTTTTACATCGGCGCCGAGGAAAATTTTATCTGCCCCGTAACGTTCCACCCAGCTGAAAAACAGCTCAGGCGATTTCACGGCCACGCTGCCGATGGTCGCCAGCGCGGCGCCGCACTCATATACGATCTCCAGGTCTTTGTCCGTTTTGATGCCGCCGCCAAAATCTGTTACCAGCGATGTTTTACCGGCGATATTTTCCAGCACTTTCCAGTTCACCACAGCACCTTTTTTGGCGCCGTCGAGGTCTACCAGGTGCAGGCGGCGAACGCCCAGCGCCTCAAATTCTTTCGCCACTTCCAGCGGATGTTCGTTATACACTTTCTGCTGGCTGTAATCGCCCTGCGTGAGGCGCACACATTTGCCATCGATAATATCGATGGCAGGGATTACCTCAAAACGTTTGGCTGCAGGCTTTTCCAATGATAGTTCCATACGGATGAAATTGATGCCGTCTTTTACAAAATAATTGCCCCGGGTGGTGTACCCGAGGCGGTGGTAAAAAGATACTGCCGTTTCACGGGCGTTGCACCAGAGGAGCTGGATATTTTCT encodes:
- a CDS encoding M56 family metallopeptidase codes for the protein MIPAILIYLLKANVALALFFLAYRLGLRRLTFYTLNRVFLLCGIVCSSLFPLVSVNTFVERHETLAGGIAYLPDLTALTAPAERFTMWTVLVYVFWAGVAVMTIRFAIQLLSLWRIHLRSTPANVDGVPVRALQQQVNPFSFFRHIYINPSLHLPEERQGILSHEKVHVRQWHSADVVLGEVNNIFYWFNPGAWLMKTAIRENLEFITDRHLLKEGVDKTAYQYSLIKVSGIPYATAIANNFNFSHLKNRIIMMNRKKSSTFQLVRYVALGAVVGGLVLSLNYSRASVGPQVVKAVRDSQPVVAAVPMGVTPVKEGDEMKVTTPDAQSAPTAQPAAAAENAAPKANRQPAPAPQPNAAPAPQAKPAIAVRTGGEQPLYLLNDRVISQEEMNSLNPDDIESVSVFKGGGITDDVIAQYGEKARNGIVAIYTRTWADTGKKRFGAASTTTVAGTGTASSGSTSTFTATSQDGRVRTANATTNVKVNANANTNINTNTNVSTNTNPNVNVKVVAEGNPVANITSENTVTINVDKIIVRDKKSAQNTGKQ
- a CDS encoding BlaI/MecI/CopY family transcriptional regulator; its protein translation is MEKLTQQEEAAMLAIWKTEKGFVKDFLENHPAPAPPYTTLASTIKNLEKKGYVESRKVGNVYEYTPVIAEATYKNKFMNGFVKDYFENSYKELVSFFAKEKKISPEELKEIIKMIENGK
- a CDS encoding redoxin domain-containing protein is translated as MKKYFVGIALLMPAVALFAQDKKAGAAGKPFTIQGTISQQEKPAVIFLRMRKGGEWLTDSAQVKEGKFTLNGTLEEPLLASLMLVQRSGEKPVSMGRDMLAVFLDKGNIVVTTTDSISKATVSGSRAHEDYKQLQEQLKDVNEKGTALQQQYRELAKNKDEEGIKKLESAFDALDAEEKKIENEFFTKNAGSPIALYVLNQVAGYDIKPEQVTPLYKKLSKEAKNSPSGKEFAKRLESARKTAVGQSALEFAQADANGKNISLSSFRGKYVLVDFWASWCGPCRAENPNVVKAYGKFKDKGFEILGVSLDDKKDKWLAAVEADKLTWAHVSDLKGWKNAAAELYGVRAIPQNVLIDPKGKIVAKNLRGEDLEKKLAEVLP
- a CDS encoding TlpA disulfide reductase family protein, translated to MKGIFLLAAGALLSAGVYAQQVSGTVKGANGKKLYLFDDQDNNPDDSLTIQNEQFTFKVKAGKEPSVYALILQDVNYPMLFVSGGDPIHFTTTTATFPLASAVKGNENTVAMQAYQKAFDPLIKRAQDLNQEAREINPEDEPTKNAFRKKADQFSKDIVKTGTDFIKAHPKSIASIWLMMNELRSRVEPAEFQQLFDSLDKSVRESAYGNSVTAYIKSLKANAVNIPADDFSQEDAKGNPVKLSSFRGKYVLVDFWASWCGPCRQENPNVVKAFNKYKSKNFTILGVSLDNDRDRWLRAVQQDGLAWTQVSDLKGWGNEVAVQYGIQSIPANMLIGPDGTILARNLRGEELEQKLQEILK
- the hisIE gene encoding bifunctional phosphoribosyl-AMP cyclohydrolase/phosphoribosyl-ATP diphosphatase HisIE, translated to MQIDFEKSADGLVPAIIQDAATGKVLMLGYMNREALDKTLADNKVTFYSRSKKRLWTKGEESGNFLLLQDLRVDCDSDTILIKANPVGPVCHTGADTCWNEVNTSNDFLARLESIITDRKNNPSDKSYTSQLFARGINKVAQKVGEEAVEVVIEAKDDNDELFLNESADLLYHYLVLLQAKGFTLADVIKVLKERHK
- the hisF gene encoding imidazole glycerol phosphate synthase subunit HisF is translated as MLTKRIIPCLDIKDGRTVKGINFENIRDAGDPIELGALYASQGADELVFLDITATNERRKTLAELVTRIARHVNIPFTVGGGIAEVEDVYALLQSGADKISVNTAAFKNPELVDTLAREFGSQCIVLAIDTRFEDGDWYVYLNGGRVKTDRKAFDWAKEAVDRGAGEILLTSMNNDGTKQGFALDITAQLSQNLHVPVIASGGAGTMQHFVDVFENAQADAALAASIFHYKEIEIPALKTFLYEKGVNVRF
- the hisA gene encoding 1-(5-phosphoribosyl)-5-[(5-phosphoribosylamino)methylideneamino]imidazole-4-carboxamide isomerase, whose translation is MQIRRISVDDALLRIRRDVLYPNATLEAVTVDHDADGLHFGVFDGGQLVTVVSLFPGKGEAQFRKLATLPAAQGKGYGKAILAHLADICRKENIQLLWCNARETAVSFYHRLGYTTRGNYFVKDGINFIRMELSLEKPAAKRFEVIPAIDIIDGKCVRLTQGDYSQQKVYNEHPLEVAKEFEALGVRRLHLVDLDGAKKGAVVNWKVLENIAGKTSLVTDFGGGIKTDKDLEIVYECGAALATIGSVAVKSPELFFSWVERYGADKIFLGADVKEEKIAVGGWLETTGLSVFDFLESNIDRGVQNIFCTDIAKDGLLAGPSIDLYKKIISGFPGINFVASGGVSNIGDVAALQEIGCHGVIIGKAIYEGKISTAELKSFL